Proteins co-encoded in one Nitrospiria bacterium genomic window:
- a CDS encoding YbgC/FadM family acyl-CoA thioesterase produces the protein MEIRLYYEDTDSGGVVYYANYLRYLERARTEFFRNLGCDVGVLMEKGFLFVVTHVNLHYHLPARYNDVIKIETIVGEMRKASFILTHQIFLKKNDALLLDGQIKMACLGPEGKPRRLPDEMVQVLK, from the coding sequence ATGGAAATCCGACTTTATTATGAAGATACCGATAGCGGTGGCGTTGTTTATTATGCTAATTATTTGAGATACCTTGAAAGAGCACGGACGGAATTTTTTCGAAATTTAGGCTGTGATGTTGGGGTTTTAATGGAAAAGGGTTTTTTGTTTGTGGTGACTCATGTGAATTTGCACTATCATTTACCTGCCCGCTACAATGATGTAATAAAAATTGAAACCATTGTCGGAGAAATGCGAAAAGCAAGTTTTATCCTGACCCATCAAATATTTCTTAAAAAAAATGACGCTTTGTTGTTGGATGGTCAAATCAAAATGGCCTGCCTGGGGCCAGAAGGGAAACCAAGGCGGTTGCCCGATGAAATGGTTCAGGTTTTAAAGTAA
- a CDS encoding DUF1653 domain-containing protein, whose protein sequence is MEPIKPGIYRHYKGNLYEVIGVAIHSETDEEMVVYRALYGEYGLFVRPKNMFQEEVGVKGLKEPRFKLFKPF, encoded by the coding sequence ATGGAACCAATAAAACCTGGGATTTATCGCCATTATAAAGGCAATTTGTATGAGGTCATTGGAGTGGCCATTCATTCAGAAACCGATGAAGAAATGGTGGTTTATCGTGCCCTTTATGGGGAATACGGATTATTTGTTCGCCCTAAAAATATGTTTCAGGAGGAGGTTGGGGTTAAGGGTTTAAAAGAGCCGAGATTTAAACTTTTTAAACCCTTCTAA
- a CDS encoding surface-adhesin E family protein: protein MSAAKIFLILKMKFQKYNPLVPWMTMGLIFVLGFQTEGNAKDWPLLGESNHYQFFYDEEGMSTTPKGIITVWIRLIPQNEKSKKKYFEDRRASGLSMDGYETFEYDQKLIKVNCPDLTFRIAQRIDFGKGGRVLGFHNLSSEWQPIPPRSAAEALVTTLCP from the coding sequence ATGTCGGCGGCCAAAATTTTTTTGATTTTAAAAATGAAATTTCAAAAATACAACCCACTGGTGCCTTGGATGACAATGGGTTTGATCTTTGTATTAGGTTTTCAGACTGAAGGAAATGCAAAAGATTGGCCTTTATTAGGTGAGAGTAATCATTATCAATTTTTTTATGATGAGGAGGGTATGAGCACCACCCCAAAAGGTATTATAACCGTCTGGATCCGGTTGATACCCCAAAATGAGAAAAGCAAAAAAAAATATTTCGAGGACAGGAGGGCTTCCGGGTTATCCATGGACGGATACGAGACCTTTGAATATGACCAAAAGTTGATTAAAGTAAACTGCCCGGACCTAACTTTTAGGATTGCTCAAAGAATTGATTTTGGGAAAGGAGGTAGGGTTTTAGGATTTCATAATCTCTCTTCTGAATGGCAACCTATACCTCCCCGTTCCGCCGCAGAAGCTTTGGTGACCACATTATGCCCTTAA
- a CDS encoding VOC family protein, with product MAKIISDSWVMTGVRNVKTSVRFYTQLGLKPTINRPYYAEFNVPGGTVLGFHALEKKKSKKDKNKTRMSDGGWGIMLRVKNLKKATADLKRKKIRCSRIESAPGGADFSTLQDPDGNRLVLLQM from the coding sequence ATGGCAAAAATCATATCCGATTCATGGGTCATGACAGGGGTTCGAAATGTAAAAACCTCTGTCCGTTTTTACACCCAATTGGGGTTAAAACCCACCATCAACCGACCCTATTATGCAGAGTTTAACGTTCCTGGGGGAACAGTTTTAGGTTTTCACGCTTTAGAGAAAAAAAAGTCCAAAAAGGATAAAAACAAAACCCGGATGTCAGATGGCGGGTGGGGAATCATGTTGCGTGTAAAAAATCTAAAAAAAGCAACAGCGGATTTAAAACGAAAAAAAATACGTTGTAGCCGAATTGAGAGCGCCCCTGGAGGAGCTGATTTTTCTACATTACAGGATCCCGATGGAAACCGGTTGGTTCTACTTCAAATGTAA
- a CDS encoding VOC family protein, which yields MKNHTIFHLAFPVNHPERTKEFYVKGLGCTLGRESKTAIILELNGNQIVAHLTQEPLLSQKGIYPRHFGLIFKSEKDWKAMAERAKEKGLKFRMEPRHRFPGTRIEHGTFVLEDPSHNLLEFKYYKYESAIFGEHEFSKVGDKGEAD from the coding sequence GTGAAGAACCACACAATATTTCATCTTGCATTTCCAGTCAATCATCCCGAAAGAACCAAGGAATTTTATGTTAAGGGTTTAGGATGCACGCTGGGGCGAGAGTCAAAGACCGCCATCATTCTCGAACTCAACGGGAATCAAATTGTGGCCCACCTCACCCAGGAGCCATTACTTTCTCAAAAAGGGATCTATCCCCGTCATTTCGGTTTGATTTTCAAATCCGAAAAGGATTGGAAGGCCATGGCAGAACGGGCAAAAGAAAAGGGTCTTAAATTCCGAATGGAACCCCGCCACCGGTTTCCCGGTACCCGTATCGAACACGGGACCTTCGTCCTGGAAGACCCCTCCCACAATTTATTGGAATTTAAATACTACAAATACGAATCCGCCATTTTCGGGGAGCATGAATTCTCAAAAGTCGGAGACAAGGGAGAGGCGGATTAA